In the Campylobacter lari genome, ATATCTTTTATTAATAAAGCACAAAATCAAGAATTAGTTTCAAGAGGTTGGCGTCGTTTTGGTTCGTATTTTTCAAGACCAATATGTAATGATTGTAATGAATGTCAAAATTTGCGTATTTTAGTGGAGAATTTTCATTTTAGCAAAAGTTATCGCAGGGTTTTGAAAAAAAATATAGCTACTAAAATAATCTTACAAAAACCTTCTTTAAGTGATGAGCATCTATTATTATACGAAAAATATCATCATTATCAAAAAGATAAGAGAAATTGGAAAATTTATGATTTAAATTTTAGAAAATATTACAATCTTTATGTAGATAATGCAGGTACTTTTGGATACGAGCTTGATTTTTATATAGATAATAAGCTAGTTTGTGTTGATTTGATCGATATTTTAGAAGATGGAATTTCTAGTATATATTGTTTTTATGATCCTGATTTTTCTCATCTAAGTCTCGGTAAATACTCACTTTTAACAGAAATAAAACTTGCACAATTAAAAAAATTAAAATACATTTATTTAGGATATTTTGTAAAAGGGTGTCAATCTTTATCGTATAAAGCCGATTATAGTCCAAATGAAATTTTAAAACACACTAGTGCTTTAAATGAACAAGCATTTTTGTGGAGTTAGGTTTATAGAGAGGATTTTATGCAAGTAGTGCAAACTTTAGAATCAGTTAGTGTTAATACTGATGATTTTTTAATGTTTAAATATTTTCAAGATCTTATCCGTAAAAATTTTTCTAAAGTTATAGGTAATAAAAATAAAACATTATCTTTTTTTGTAGAAAATGAAATTCCTCAAAGAAGATATTTTTTAAAACTTGTTAATCACAAGTATAAAAAAAATACTGGAAATCAAATCGATAATCTTACCTTTGCGCACTATAAAACCTTTAAGTTAAACCTTGCTCAAGCAAATACTTTAAAACCTGTAATCTTTGCTAAAATAGGCTTTGCACAAAAGAATATTTTAATCACACTAAGTTCAAATGAAAAATTATTTGCTGTGTATTTGGAGCAGTATTTTAAAGACCATAAAAGTGTGTATGATGAAAAAAATTGTATTTTTTCAGTAGAATACAAAGATGATAACACTTTGAATCTTTTAGAAATTTTAGCAAGCGTGAATGAGCATTTAAAATATTGTGTTGATTTTACGATTAACGAAACTCAGCTTTTAGAATTTAGAAATAAAATGAAAAATAAAGCTAGTACTAATTGGAAATTTAATGCACTAGCAAAGCTTTTTGAAAATTATTTTCAAACACTAGGGTGTAATTCTAGCGATGATTTTGCTACTATTAGACAAAATTATCTTAACTTAGTTAAAATTTATCATCCTGATCGCCATCAAGGTAAAAGTAAGATCGAGCAAGCTTATTGTCGTAAAGAATTTGAGAAGATTCAGCTTGCTTATGAGAGTTTAAAATCTTTATATAAAAATAATACTTGAAGTTAAAATAACATCATTTTAAGTTGCAATTTATTAAAATTAACTTTTTTATAAAAATTTAGGGAATAATATTGGTTGCTGATAGAAAGTTATTTTTTTTAAGTTGTATTCTCATAACCATAGGAATACTTTTTTCTTATTCTTTAAGTGCTTTTACTGTGCTTTATTTAGAATATAATGAATTTCATTTTTTCATCAGACAGCTTTTTTTTGGGCTTAGCGGTATAGCTATTATTTATTTTGTTTCAAGATTAAATCCTGATAGTAAAATGGCACACTATTTGATGATAAGCGTTTTACTCATCTCCTTTTTGTTTATACTTATTTTACCTTTTTTACCCACCTTTCTTGCTACTGCAGCAGGTGGTGCTAAAAGGTGGATTAGGCTTGGTCCTTTATCTATCTCTCCAGTTGAATTTTTTAAAATAGGTTTGATTTATTTCCTTGCTTGGTCTTATACAAGAAGGATTGATGATAGTAAAAAAGCAATCAAGCATGAAGTTTTAATTTTAATTCCTTATTTTATTTTAGCTGCTTTTGTTATTGGTTATATTTATATGACACAAAATGATTTAGGACAAAGCGTTATTTCTTTTTTCTTGGTTTTTGCTTTAGCTTTTTTTGCAGGAGCTAGTAAAAGACTTTTTGCTTTTGGTGTGGTTATTGTTGGAATGATTGGTGTTTTGGTGATTTTAAGTAATCAAAGAAGAATTCAGCGTATTTCTGCTTGGTGGGGAAATATTCAAGATGCATTTTTGCCTTTCTTTCCTGATTGGCTAGCAAGTGCTTTAAGGGTAAGCCATAATTCAGAACCTTATCAAATTTCACATAGTTTAAATGCTATAGCTCATGGTGGATTTTTTGGAGAGGGTTTAGGGCTTGGAACTTTTAAACTGGGATTTTTAAGTGAAGTGCATACAGACTTTGTTTTATCAGGGATTACTGAAGAAATAGGGCTATTAGGATTAGGCATTATATGTTTTATTTATTTGATGGTGATACTTAGAATTTTTAGAATAGCAGGGCGTTGTGAAAATAAGGTTCATTTTTTGTTTTGTTCAGGTGTAGCTTTACTTTTATTATTTTCATTTTTTATGAATGCATTTGGAATTATTTCTTTAACCCCATTAAAAGGAGTTGCTGTACCACTTTTAAGTTATGGTGGTAGTTCGATGTGGTCTATTTGTCTTGGAATAGGTTATGTTTTAATGATTAGTAAGAAAGTAAAAATTTAAATACATTAATTAAAATATATAAAAATTAACTTAAATAAAAAATATTTTATAACAACTCTTTACAAAAAACTTTTTTCTGCTATAATTATGCTCACATTTATTATAAAGGAGGCGGATATGAAGAAATACAGGCGTTTAAACACATTATAATCATTTATCAATTTTATTTTAATTTTAACAAGGGAAAAAAATGAAAAAAATATTATATGTTGTTTTAGCGTTATTTGGTATATTAGCTTTAGGTGCTTGCTCAAGCGATAAAAGTCAAGCTAGTGCTTCTGGTGAAAAGGTTTATAAAGTAGGTATAGCTGCAAATTATCCTCCTTTTGATTTTATTAAAGATGCAAAAATTACCGGCTTTGATGTTGATTTATTAGAAGAGATAGCAAAAAGAGAAAATTTAAAACTTGAATGGGTAAATATGAGTTTTGATGGTTTAATCCCTGCTTTAAAAGCTGGAAAGATTGATATGATAGCTTCTGCTATGAGTTCAACACCACAAAGATTAACAAGTATGGATTTTAGTGATACTTATTTTAATACTAAAAATTTATATTTAAAATTAAAAACAGATTCTAGTATTAGTGATAAGCAAAGTTTAGAAGGTAAAAAAATAGGTGTTCAACTTGGAACTATCCAAGAAAGTGCTGCTAAGGCTATTCCAAATGCTCAAGTGGTAGCTAGCGAGGAAATGTTAGCTGCGATTTTAGCTTTAAAAGCTGGTAAAGTAGATGCAGTTTTAACAGATAAAGATATTGGTAAGGGTTATTTAAAAACTAATGAAGAATTAGAAGCATTTTTAGAAGAAAATGATGGAAGTTCAGGTTTTTGTGTAGCTTTTGATAAAGGAAAACAAACTGAGCTTGTTCAAAAAATCAATGCAGGTTTAGAAAAAGTTAAAGCTGATGGTACTTACCAAAAAATTGTAGAAAAATACGATTTGCAATAATTAACTTAAAGCCTTGATACTTGCTTTCAAGGCTTTAAAAAAATACTCTATATCTTCTTTTGTATGTGTATAATGAAAACCCACTCTTAACCAACCTGGTTTAGATTTTAATTCTTGATTGTCTTTTAGATTGAGTAAATCATGCCCATAAGGTCCTGCACAAGCACAGCCTGCTCTTGTTTCTATCTTATAGGTTTTGCTTAATTTATAAGCTAAATCAAAAGGAGAAATTCCTTCTATATTAAAAGCAAAAATAGGTAATCTATGAGTGATATTTTTTGCATATAAGATCATTTTTGGAAAATTTACACATTGCTTGAAAAAATATTCACAAAGTTCTTTTTCTTTTTTTTCTATATTTTTTAAACCTATTTCATTGCGTACTTTAAAAGCCAAACTTGCTCTAATTAGTTGAATAATGCCAGGTGTACCACCTTCTTCTAAATTTTCAACTTCGCACAAGTATTGCTGAGAGGTTCTTGAAACATAGCCTACGGTTCCACCTGCAGCAAAGCTAGGAGTATTACCACATAGACTTTTTTTAATAGCAAGCAAACCACAAGATCCTACACCTCCAAGTAATTTATGAGAACTGATAAACACTGCATCGTAAAATTTAGGATTTAAGTTAGCATAAGGAGCTAAGGTGGAAATATCAAAGGCGACTACGCCATTATATTGTTTGATTAGAGTGTAGATTTTTTTATAATCACTTAAAATTCCAGTAACATTAGAAGCTGCGTTAAAGCTTGCTATGATTTGTCTGTTTTTAGATTTTTTTAGTAATTTTTCTAAAAAAGCATAATCTAACTCGCCATTTTTATCTAAGGGTATGCGAACACATTCACACAAAGCCTCTCTAAATGAAAGTTCATTAGAATGGTGTTCATAAGGTCCTACTATAACCAAAGGCAAGGTGTTTTTATCTGTATTTTTAAAATATTTTTCTTTAATAAGCGGGGGTATGTACAGACCTAAAAGTTCTTGAAATTTTTTAATAGCAGCTGAAGATCCACTCCCACAAGCTATAAGAGCAAAGCTATCATCTAATTCAAGGTATTTTTTTAAATTTATTCTTGCATTTTCATAATGTTGCTGTGTAATGAAAGAATTTAAAGAGCTATCTGAGTGTGTATTTGCATAGGTAATAAGAATTTTTTTAATTTCCTTTTCTATGCTTTTTAGAGCTAAAGCGCTAGCTGTAAAGTCAAAATAATATATTCCTTTTTTTAAAATAATATCTTTTTTTAATGTTTCAATATTCAAAAAATTCCCCTAAAAATTTGTTAAAATTATAACATACAAAATATTTAAAATAAGGATATGACTATAAAATTTAGTGAATTTTCAAAGCATTGTGGTTCTTTAGAGCTTAAAAGTGTTTTTGATTTTTATAGTGTTTTTGATGAATTTGAATTTGATTTGAAATTAAATTTATATGATAATATTTTAAATGTTTTTGTTTTAAATGCTTTTGATATTTTAGCTGATTTAAATTTAGATGAAAATAGCTTAAAAGCTTTAAGTGTTTTGAGTAAAAATGATAGAAAACGCTATTCTATTAATAAATCCATTCCGCATTTTCAAGCACTAGGGCTTATCAATAAGCTTTTAGAAAGAAATATTTTGATTTTAGAAAAAAGTCAAGAAAAACCTATTATAAAAAATAAAAGACAAAAAATTAAAAAAGAATTGCGCTCTTATAGTATTCAAGATAAGGTTGTTTTTAAAAACCAAGGATTAAGATTTTTCTTTTATTTTATATATCCTAACTTAAACCTAGTTGCGATGAAAAAACACAATGAATTAATAGAAATAATCCAAGAAAATTTAGAAAAATATCAAAGCTTTACTTTTGAACTTTTGTGTAAAGAATTTTTAGCCAAAAAGCTTAAAGTGAATCAAGTATATAGTTTTTGGAATTATTACCATGAAATAGATTTGTATTATCATGAAAATAATTTTTGTGTTTTAGGTGAGGTTAAATTTAAAGAAAGAAAAATATGTAAAAATATTTTAAATACTTTAAAAAATAAGGCAAAGCAGTTGCAAATTCAACCAAATTTGTATGTGCTTTTTTCAAAACAAGGTTTTAGCAAAGAGCTTGTATTAAACAAAGAACCTAATTTGCTTTTATATACTTTAGATGATTTTGATTTTTTGATTAAGGATTGATATGGATGAAAATATTTTAAAAAGTTTAGATTCTAGTGAAAAAGAAAACTTACAACAAGGTTTAAAAGCATTAATAGAACAAACCTATGTTATAGAAAATGAATATAAGCAACTTAATGAAAACTACACAGCATTAAGACAAATGGTAAGTGAGATTATAGAGGTTTTACCTATGGCTTTGTGGATTTTAGACGCAAATAAAAATATCATTTTGCAAAATAATTTAGCTACACAAAAGCCAAAGCTTTTAGAGTGTATTGATCTTGATAAAACACACTATGAGCTTGAGTTTGATCATAAATTTTATTTAATCAAAATTACCTCTCATATTGATAAACTTATAGTAAATGCAACAGATATTAGTGATGAAAAAAGAAATGAAAGATTAGCCAGCATGGGAACAGTTGCTGCACACTTAGCACATGAAATACGCAATCCTATCGGCTCTATTTCTTTATTAAGCTCTACTTTGTTTGAAAGAAGTGAGTTAAAAAATAAGCATATAGTTTTAGAAATTCAAAAAGCAATTTCAAGAGTAGAGCGTATTGTAAATTCTACCTTGCTTTTTACAAAAGGTGTGCATGTTAATTTAAATGAGTTTAATTTAAAAGAATTACAAGATGAATGCGAGCAGGCTATTGGAGCTTATAATTATCTAGCTAATATTGATTTTAAATTTGAATTTTTGGATTTAAAAATCAATGCAGATAAATCTTTGCTTGCTTTGGTTTTGCAAAATTTGCTTTATAATGCCATAGATGCTATTGAAGAAAGTGAAAATGATGATGGTTGTATAAAAGTTAAATGCGAGCAAAAAGAAGATAAAGTTTTTATTAAAGTTTATGATAATGGTGTGAGTATCAAAGATAAAAAAATGGTTTTTGAAGCTTTTAAAACAACCAAATTAAAAGGCAATGGTTTGGGCCTTTCTTTATCAAAACAAATTATTGATGCGCATAATGGGATTTTAGGTTTTGATGAAAATCCAAAATGTTTTTTTATAGAGCTTAAAATTTAAGCTCTATAAAATAAATTTTTTCTTAAAATAATAAAAATATTTGTCCTCATAGCTCAGCTGGATAGAGCGCAGAATTCCTAATTCTGAGGTCGCAAGTTCAAACCTTGCTGGGGACACCATTATTATTTAAATGCATTTCTTACATTTCTTTAAACCTCTATTTTTAGGTATTTGTAGTATTTTATTTATTTCTTTTATTTCATTTATTTGATATAATTTCAATACCCATTTTATACCCAGCGTTATTTTTTATAGGTATTGGGTATATTTTTGGTATTTTTTGGGTATAAAGGGGCGAAAAATGGCACTCTCTCAAAGTGATATAGAAGCATTAAAAATAAAGGAAAAACAATACTTAGTTCCGCTCGGTGAGCCAAAAGAGCTTTATTTAAAAATTCATCCTACAGGTAGAAAAGTTTTTCAACTTAGAGAACAAAAATTAAAAAAATATATAACCATAGGAGAGTTTAGAAAAGGATTGTTAAGTCTTGCAGAAGCTAGAAAAGAAGCGATTAAGATTTTGCAACAATTAAGAAGCGGGGATTTTATCGATAATAAGAATAAAAAATTTACATTAAATATGGCAAATGATCATTATATGGAAACTATAGGAAAAAAACTTTCATATTTTACTATCAAAAAGGAGCAGGGGACTTTTGTAAAATACATACAGCCTATGCTAGGAGAAAAGCCTATTAATTTGCTAGAAAAGAAAGACTTTCTTCCTATTTATGATCATATGAATTCAAAAAATATTTATTCAACTTTAAATAAAAGTATTGCTTTTATTTGCAGAATTTTAGAACTTGCAAGACAAAGAGGAGAATTAAAAACTAATATTATTGCAGATTTGAAAGATTTACAAAAGTACTATAGATTAATCAATGATGATTGCAATGTGAAGCATTTTAAAGCTTTGGTAGAAGAAAAAGAGGTTAAGTTTATGCTCGAATGTATGAAAGAGTATAGGCAAAGAGCTAGGGTTAATGTGAATATTATAAATGCAATTTATTTTACGCTTTTGACAGCACAAAGAAGTAAAAATATACGATTTGCTAAATGGAGTGAGATAGATTTTGATAATAATCTTTGGGTTATACAAGCTGAAGATATGAAGGTAAAAAGCAATGGTGAAAATATTATCCCATTGAATGAATATGCATTAAAAATATTACAAATGCAAAAGATGTTTAATGTAAACAAAGAATATGTGTTTTTTAATTTTGATAAATGCATTAGCGATAACTTTGCAAGCAAGTTTTTCAAAATGTATGATTTGAAACATACAATACATGGATTTAGAAGTACTTTTAGGAGTATATGTACAGAAAAAAGCAACGAGCTTATAAAACTTGGCATAGGCAAAGATATCGCTGAGATGATATTGCACCATGTAAATGGAAGTGAAGTTGAAAGAGCTTATAATAGAAGTAAGGCCATTGATTTAAGAAAACAGCTTATGAATTGGTATGGCGAATACTTAAATTCCTTGTGTCCATTTGATTTTAAATGATAACTTTTTTAGATTTAAACCAATGATCTAGTTCTGTTTTTTTGTACCTGATTGTTTTAACATCAATCTTGTAGTGTGGCATGCCATTGCTTCTTGCTCTAAATTGTTGTAAAGGGTTTAATCCATACATTTGCTCTACTTGCTTTGGTGTTAAAAATTCTATATTTGACATGGGGTTTCCTTTAAATATTGTATTTTATATTGATGATTTTAAACAAAATGTCTTTGTATGCATTCCATACTTGTGTATAATCTTCACGACCATCGTTTAACTCTTCATTTTTTACATTTTTCCACCATGATATGCTTTCTTGTTTGCAACCTATGGCTATATCTTGAGAATTAAAGGATATGGAAAATTTTTCTACTTGTAATGAGCATATGTTTTCCATATCTCCTATGGTATTTGAAATTAAAGTATTTTTAAAAAATGGATTTGTAATTCTTGTTTTTAAGAAATTGTTTTCTCTTAAATCAGCCCCGCTAAAATCACAATCTATAAATCTAGCAGAATTTGAAAAAATGTTTTGTAGCGAGCAATTTTTAAAATTAGTTTCATTTGCAATTACATCTTGCATATAAGCGTTTTTTAAAACAGCATTTGTAAAAACAGCATTTGATATAATGCTTGATTGAAAATCGCAACATTGTAAAATGGCATTAGTGAAATCAGCCCCGATTAGATCTAAACTATTAAAATCTACGCCTGTTAAATTTTGCTCTTTAAAATTAGCATTTTTTAAAGATATTTTTTGCTTTCTACAAAAATAAAGTAGTTCGCTCAAACTAAATTCAGTTTTTTCTATAATAATATTTCCATTTTTGTCATAAATTGTAGCCATTTTATTTCCTTTAGAATTGTTTTTTAAAGAATGGGTGTTTTGAATAAAATTTTTCTATATCATCGTAGTTTTTATAGTAGTATAATTTGTTTTCTAGTCTTTTTAAGATAGCTTCAAAAACTTCATTTTTTCCTATTTTTTCTGCAAATAAACTAAACTCCCACTCTTTCATGCAAAGAATGTTATAATCACGAGCAAGTATTTTCCTAAGCTCTAATAATTCTTCATTGCTAAGTTTTCTTTTAAAGCTTAGCTCGTTTTTATGTTCTAAATCATACTTTAAAGCTTTAATCTCATTTTCATATTTTAGCTTTTGCTGTGCTAGTTGAGATTTATAGCCTAAGCTCTGTCTAAAAGCTAGTTTTTGCATTTGTTCCTGCTCTAAGTTTTTAAGTTTTTCTTTCATTTGATAAAAAGCAAAAACTAAAACTTTTTTAGCATTTCTAACACTTTCGCTATTTTTCATATAAGTTAAAAGTAGAGTTGCTTGTTGTTCGTTTAGCTCATATATTTTTTTATTTGTTTTTGCTATTTTTTGAAGTGAAAATTCTAACTTTCCAAAACACTCCAAATCTTGCTTGTATGTTCTTATAAGCTTTTGCACAGAATTTACATCAACTTTAGATATTGTAGAAATTTTGTCTTGATTTGTAACTAAATAGCCATTTGAAGAATAAACTAAATCATTCACAATACAATCCTTTTTCAATATTTTATTATTGAAATAATATTATATTAAAAATGATTTGTCAATATCATTTAATTGCTTTATTATAAAAATAAGAATGATATAGTATTGAGATTAAATTAACGCTCGGATTTTAAATCCGTTCGTTTTTAATATCATCTATAAAAAGATACATTATGTATTGATTTAAAGATATTCCAGCTTTTTCTGCTTTTTTTTCCAATTTACCTTTTAGTTCGCTTGGTATTTTAATCTGTATATTATAACTGCCTTTGCTTTTTTTCTCTATTGCAGAAAAATGTAAATCAAATATATATTTATAGTTACCTTTAAACCATTCTATCCACATACCTACAGATTTTAAATTAAAAAACAAATTATCATTATCTTCTAATTGCCATTCTTTGTATATGTTATACATTTTTTCATAAGGATTGATTTCTTGCATATCTATTTTTAAGCCATAATCTAATAAAAAATCATCAATTTTTTCTTTGAATTCTTCTTCTGATACAATCAATGTTGGTCTTAGATATTTTATAATTTTAGAAGATAATTCATTTACTATATTATCAAATGGTTCTTTTTTTGTTCTTCCTAAAAAACTATCTTTAATACTATATAAAAAGTTAAGGGCTTGTAGCATTTGTTCTTGATTAAGCTCAAACTTATCATTTACTATATCTATACTTTCTGCTATAACACCTTCATCACCTGCTGAGGTCTCATCTTTAAATATTTCTTTTCTATATTTTTCTAAGTTTTCCATTATTTTCCTTTTTTTTATTTTTGATAATTTTATCAAAAAGTATTTTTATAAACAACTTCTTTGTTTGTACATTTGAAGATTTTAGTATGTTTTATCTATAAAATTTAAAAATCCTTTTACATTTTTCAAGATTATCTTTTGAGAAAATTTCAAGAATAAATAATCCTATGATAATTGCACAAATCCCAAGAAATGCAAAAGTTAAAGCTAATATTGAGATAATATAATATTAAAAGCTTTTGAGAGAGCATTTAAAGCAGATCTTGTTGTTTTTGTAATCATAGCTTGCAACCCTCATAATCAGCTTTATAGATTTTTTTAACTTTATAGTCTATCTGTAAATTAGTTTCTATTTCTTTACAATTTATAAACCAGAAGTTTTTATCTTCTTGCGTTAATCTACAAATAATTGAATTTCCCAAAAGCCCAAAATCTTTAGATGCATTGCTAATAGCTTCATCTTTGTTAAAAGCACATAGTTTATTTACAAACTTCTTTAACTCATTATCGTAATATCCTGTGCGACTTTCAATCTCTTTTATAGTTTCAATCATACATTTATAGAAATCAAAATTTAGTCTAAAAGATATACATTCTAATATATAAATTAAATGATATAAATATTTATTAGAACTATCATCAAGCAAATCATCGGTTTCTGAGATAAAGCTATAAATTTTAAACACTACACTTTCAGCAAAGTAATACTTTTTTAACTCTTTATATTTTTTATATCTAATATTGAATGAATTTAAGTAAAGTATTGCAATATCACAAAGTGCTTTTACTTTTTCTAAGTCATCTTTTGCCTTAAAATATTCACTAATTTTTTCAAAAACATTACCTAAAAACTCTGCTTGTTGATTTTCATAGGTTAAATATCTTACTTCTCTATATTTTGCTAATCTTTCTTTAATTTCGTTAAATTGTTCTCTTGTCATTTTTCGCCTTTCAATAATTCTTTTGCTTTTATCAAGAGTTTTTTTAAGTCATCTAAGTTAGATCTTAATTCATCCTCATCACACTCTTCCATGTAGTCAATCAACTCTAAGCATTCTTTGTTAATTAAAGCCAAAGCTCTTGCGTGTTCTATGGCTGTGTTAATTTTTTCTTTTAACATTTTTACTTACTTTAAAATGGAAGCTCACCATCATCTTCTAAAGTGGCATCTAAAGTATGAATTTGTTGAGGTTTTTGATTAAAATTTTGTGCATATGGATTAAATGAAATGCTTTGAGCTTGAAACTCATTTTGCTCTTGTGGTAATTTTTTATGTTTGGCTTTAAAGTTTTTATATACAACTGGCTCTTTTTGGTTTTTAAATTCATCAAGACTTTGCAGTTTTGAGTTAAAAATTCTACTAAGTACTATTTTATTTTCAACTTGATTGTTTTTATTTAAAAACTCTTCTGTGTCAAAACCCAAAAGCAAAGTTTTATTTGTTAGCTCATCAAGACTTGTAGCTTCTGTTTCTTTTCCGTAGATATTTGCTTTTGTTTTTTTGCTAAGATCAAGTTCTTCTATACCTAAAAATAGCATTATTGCGTTAAGTTGTCTAAAGCCTAAGTAGCTTTCCTTTTCGCCTTTTGAAGTTGTGTATGTAAAATCTCCATTCTTTGCAATAAATAAATTAAAATCAGCTAATTTATTGTGTTTTTGGCATACAAATTCACATTTTACAAAAGTATTTGTATGGCCTGTGTTGCCGATAGTATCATATAAGAATATTTTTCTAAAATAGCCACCATATAAACCACCTTCGTTTAAATATTCAAGTAGTGGCTGATAATTTGCCACTTCATAATTTGCTTTAAATGTTGGTATCATTTTTTAGTCCTTGTTTAAGTTCGAATATTTTATTTTTATCATCTAACAATTCTTTTATTTTCTCTCTTGTAAAGATATTGTTGTTTTTGATAAATGCATTTTGTTCTTCTTTATTTAAACCCATATCCTCTAATGTTTTTCTTAGTTCAAGCCCAAGTTTTTTTAGCTCATTTGCTTCATCTTTTATTAGCGTTGCTTTAGTATTGTTATAGTCTTTGATAGTATCTAATTCACTCTCATCTAACATTCCAAGACCGCAAATACTTAAAGTAACGCGCCTTTTAGCTTTAGTTATGGCTTTCATTAAAGCATTTGCTAGGTTATCTCCGCCCAAATTTTTAATATTTAAAGCTCCTGTGTCGCAATCTGTTCTACCATCTGGAGTGCTAGCATAAACCGTAACCATATAAATATCTCCAATTTGATTAGCTTCTGTTTTAGTGATAGATACTTTATGGATTTGTCTTAACTGATCTGTTGCTGTTTTTGTTGCATAAAGAGTTAATTTGCCATTAAGTATAATGTACTCAAAAGGCTTAGTTAACATATTGATGCCTAAACTATCGCAAATACTTTTTACATAAGAAGTTCTTTCTTCATCACTTAATTTTGATAAATCTCCTTTAACTAGCGCTAATTCATATGGATTAAAGTTAAAATTATTTTTTTGTGTTTTTTCAGCTACTACTAATTCGCTCATTTTATGCTCCTTTTTTGATTTTTAAACACATTGAGGTACTTTGTTTTATATATTCTTTTGGGATTTCTAATTTAGTAAAATCTAAAAAGCCTTTATAATCAATCGTTGTTCTATTTTGCGGATAAACACTAATATCCAAACATTTAACTTTCTCGCCATTTGCTAGCTCTATAAATTCTTTTTTAAGAGCTTCTAGTTTTTCTTTTATAGGCTTCATTGTGCTTTCAAGTCTAATTATTTCTAAGGCCAATTCTTTTGCATGAGCATCATTAAGTTCTTTGTAGTCGCTTTTTTGATTAACGAGATAATCTTTTATAAACTCATCTATTTTTCTAAGCATAAAATCTTGATATTCCTTATCGCTTTTAACAACACAATAAGTCAAATCATCATTCTCATTTAAGACTGCAAAAACACATTTTTCAAAACCACCTACAAAAAGTTGAAATTGGACTTGAGCGTAGTATTTTGGGCTAGGTTTTTTAAATTTTAACACTTGCTCGTATTCTTCGTTGTTAGTTGAGTATTTAAACTCGTATATTGTTTTTTCATCATCTATACCATCTAAAGAAGCCATAAAAAGATCATTTTCTAAGCTTTGAATAACAATAGGAGTTATATCTTTTCCTATCATAAATTCCATTTTTGCTCTGA is a window encoding:
- a CDS encoding pentapeptide repeat-containing protein; translated protein: MATIYDKNGNIIIEKTEFSLSELLYFCRKQKISLKNANFKEQNLTGVDFNSLDLIGADFTNAILQCCDFQSSIISNAVFTNAVLKNAYMQDVIANETNFKNCSLQNIFSNSARFIDCDFSGADLRENNFLKTRITNPFFKNTLISNTIGDMENICSLQVEKFSISFNSQDIAIGCKQESISWWKNVKNEELNDGREDYTQVWNAYKDILFKIINIKYNI
- a CDS encoding fla regulon two-component system sensor histidine kinase FlgS; the encoded protein is MDENILKSLDSSEKENLQQGLKALIEQTYVIENEYKQLNENYTALRQMVSEIIEVLPMALWILDANKNIILQNNLATQKPKLLECIDLDKTHYELEFDHKFYLIKITSHIDKLIVNATDISDEKRNERLASMGTVAAHLAHEIRNPIGSISLLSSTLFERSELKNKHIVLEIQKAISRVERIVNSTLLFTKGVHVNLNEFNLKELQDECEQAIGAYNYLANIDFKFEFLDLKINADKSLLALVLQNLLYNAIDAIEESENDDGCIKVKCEQKEDKVFIKVYDNGVSIKDKKMVFEAFKTTKLKGNGLGLSLSKQIIDAHNGILGFDENPKCFFIELKI
- a CDS encoding lambda-exonuclease family protein; its protein translation is MKYKIIELEQGSKEWLEFRKGKITASIVASCIGEKGAFLSKEKAKELIQGLFEPYTNKAMQKGREYEELIRAKMEFMIGKDITPIVIQSLENDLFMASLDGIDDEKTIYEFKYSTNNEEYEQVLKFKKPSPKYYAQVQFQLFVGGFEKCVFAVLNENDDLTYCVVKSDKEYQDFMLRKIDEFIKDYLVNQKSDYKELNDAHAKELALEIIRLESTMKPIKEKLEALKKEFIELANGEKVKCLDISVYPQNRTTIDYKGFLDFTKLEIPKEYIKQSTSMCLKIKKGA
- a CDS encoding toxin-antitoxin system HicB family antitoxin, producing the protein MENLEKYRKEIFKDETSAGDEGVIAESIDIVNDKFELNQEQMLQALNFLYSIKDSFLGRTKKEPFDNIVNELSSKIIKYLRPTLIVSEEEFKEKIDDFLLDYGLKIDMQEINPYEKMYNIYKEWQLEDNDNLFFNLKSVGMWIEWFKGNYKYIFDLHFSAIEKKSKGSYNIQIKIPSELKGKLEKKAEKAGISLNQYIMYLFIDDIKNERI
- a CDS encoding tyrosine-type recombinase/integrase, which produces MALSQSDIEALKIKEKQYLVPLGEPKELYLKIHPTGRKVFQLREQKLKKYITIGEFRKGLLSLAEARKEAIKILQQLRSGDFIDNKNKKFTLNMANDHYMETIGKKLSYFTIKKEQGTFVKYIQPMLGEKPINLLEKKDFLPIYDHMNSKNIYSTLNKSIAFICRILELARQRGELKTNIIADLKDLQKYYRLINDDCNVKHFKALVEEKEVKFMLECMKEYRQRARVNVNIINAIYFTLLTAQRSKNIRFAKWSEIDFDNNLWVIQAEDMKVKSNGENIIPLNEYALKILQMQKMFNVNKEYVFFNFDKCISDNFASKFFKMYDLKHTIHGFRSTFRSICTEKSNELIKLGIGKDIAEMILHHVNGSEVERAYNRSKAIDLRKQLMNWYGEYLNSLCPFDFK
- a CDS encoding Rha family transcriptional regulator, whose amino-acid sequence is MNDLVYSSNGYLVTNQDKISTISKVDVNSVQKLIRTYKQDLECFGKLEFSLQKIAKTNKKIYELNEQQATLLLTYMKNSESVRNAKKVLVFAFYQMKEKLKNLEQEQMQKLAFRQSLGYKSQLAQQKLKYENEIKALKYDLEHKNELSFKRKLSNEELLELRKILARDYNILCMKEWEFSLFAEKIGKNEVFEAILKRLENKLYYYKNYDDIEKFYSKHPFFKKQF
- a CDS encoding MerR family transcriptional regulator encodes the protein MSNIEFLTPKQVEQMYGLNPLQQFRARSNGMPHYKIDVKTIRYKKTELDHWFKSKKVII